A genome region from Panicum virgatum strain AP13 chromosome 4K, P.virgatum_v5, whole genome shotgun sequence includes the following:
- the LOC120705033 gene encoding uncharacterized protein LOC120705033 has protein sequence MAVGRSRRTGLALPVLAAAAVLVLVAAATGAEARPLGVGGDGWAAAGAGPLPGGGVFVVETLRRLYLQQLGGPGSSCETNSPNNGCPP, from the coding sequence ATGGCGGTGGGCAGGAGTAGGAGGACGGGGCTCGCTCTACCggtgctcgcggcggcggcggtgctggtgctcgtggcggcggcgaccggcgcggaggcgcggcccttgggcgtcggcggcgacgggTGGGCGGCCGCGGGAGCCgggccgctgccgggcggcggcgtgttCGTCGTCGAGACGCTCCGGCGGCTCTACCTGCAGCAGCTCGGAGGCCCGGGGTCGTCGTGCGAGACCAACAGCCCCAACAACGGATGCCCTCCGTAG